The stretch of DNA TTCGTCCGTTTTGGCTTTGTTGCGCCGGGTTAGCCAGCTATAGTAACCACAGCCAACGGGGCCGTGTACGATGTGTACCATGTCTTTGAGCGGACCCAGCACCACACCCTTGCAGCCGGCGAAGGCACAGCCCCGGTTGGTGACTATCCCTGGAATGGTCCGGGTATTGGCCTCTATTTCCTGCCGGTCCTGTTGCGGGTCCCTGATCACAATGTGTTTTTTGCGATTGCGTTTCACCTTGGCGGGGTATTTATTTAGAATTTCCTCCAGTATTTTTTCGCTTATGGCCAAATTGGTCGCCCCCTTACATCATTTGGGGACAGGTGTGTCCCCATACCGCTAAATTGCTGCTTCGCCCCGGTCGCCGGTTCTTACCCTTACGGCATCCCCAACGGGGCAAATGAATATTTTGCCGTCGCCCTTATTGCCTTCTTTATTAACACTGATGATGGTATTTACCACTTTATCTATCTCGCTGTCCTGGACCAGGATGGTTAACATGCGCTTGGGAATCAGCCGGCTGCCCTTGGCCAGGCTGTCGGTAACAATGCCGGCTATTTCCTCGGTGGCACCTATATTGTCCAGCACGGTGAGATCTATGTGGATTTTGCCCCGGCCCATTACTTTAATAGCGTGCAGGCCGCAAACCCCTATATCAGCCAGAGCTTTCTTGGTGGGGTTAACCTTATTCATCCGGATTATGGCGATAATCTCTTTCATGCCGACCCTCCTTGACTGTGTATTATTAAAGGCCTTTGGTGCCGCTGCTGATGGTATACGCTTCCTCCACCGGAGTCACAAAAATTTTGCCGTCGCCGAAGGCACCCTTTTCACCGGTCTTGGCGTATTTGGAAATGATGCTGATGACATCTTCTTTGTCCTTTTCATCCTGTACAACCAGCATGAGCATATCTTTGGGTATTTCATCGTAAACAACTTCACCCACCTTGACACCGCGCTGTTTGCCGCGGCCCACCACATCAATCCGGGTTACTGCGGGAAAACCGGCACTGTTTAATTCGGCCAGTATGGAGTTGGTCTTTTCGGGACGCACAATGGCCCTGATCATTAACACTTAATCATCACTCCTATTATAAGTATTATTGTGTTTTCGCTATTGGGGCCGGAATCTCGTCTATAGTGAGTCTAGAATGCCAAAGGTCATCAGCAGTTCTTCCAGCCGATCCTGGGTCATTGGCCTGGGCACTACGAACATGTCGTTGCCGTCGATATTGCGGGCCAGGGTTCGGTATTCATCAGCCTGCTGCACCGTGGGGTCGAAGTCGATAACGGTTTTCTTATTAATTTCAGCCCGCTGTACAACATTGTCCCTGGGTACGAAGTGAATAAGCTGAGAACCAAGTTCCCTGGCAAAGGCTTCTAACAGTTCGTACTCATTGTCCACATTGCGGCTGTTGCAGATGATGCCGCCCAGGCGTACGCCGCCGGAATCGGCAAATTTCATGACCCCTTTGGAGATATTGTTAGCAGCATACAGAGCCATCATCTCACCCGAGGCAACGATGTAAATTTCCCGGGCTTTGCCTTCCCGAATAGGCATGGCGAAACCGCCGCAAACTACGTCACCCAGTACGTCGTAAAACACGTAGTCCAGGTCGGGGGTGTAGGCACCCAGCGATTCCAGCATGTTGATGGATGTGATGATACCGCGGCCCGCGCAGCCAACCCCGGGTTCGGGACCGCCGGATTCGACGCACTTGGTATCGCCGTAACCATTACGCATGATATCTTCAAGGTCAATGTCTTCACCTTCGTCCCGCAGGGTGTCCAGTACGGTTTTTTGGTTCAGGCCGTGCAACAGCAGTCTGGTGGAGTCAGCTTTAGGGTCACAACCCACTACTAATACTTTTTTGCCCATCTCAGTGAGGGCAGCCACTGTATTCTGGGTGGTAGTGGACTTGCCTATGCCACCTTTTCCATAAATAGCTATCTGTCTCATCTTATCATCCTCCTATATGTGATAATAAAAAAGAGACACCTACAGTCCCAAAAGACTGTAAATGCCTCAATGCATGTTTTACTTCCGTGTAAGGATAAAGGTTTACCGCGGATGTAACCGCAGTGTTAAAATTGAGGCGCCGGTAATGAATACCGGCGCCATCGCCTGTTCCCTTTTGATACTGCAATGTATCAGTTATTAGTTTTTTAATTTTAAGCTAAAATTATTGATAAAATAAATATTAAACGCCGGCAATTAATTGCCGGCGTCTTTGCCATGTATATTTAGTACTTCAACGTACCGTTTACATTGATGATTATAGCATTATTTTATATCAATTGCAAGGGTATTTTTAATAAAAATATTTGCTAATATTTTTTATTAAAAATTAAGTTATCTAATAATTTAATTAGTACGTACTTTGTAATGTATTAATGACATAAATACCAAAGCGATGCTATGCTAACATTACTTTTGCGTTGTTCAATATACCCTGACTGTCAGGTGCTCACCAGGCCTGCCCGTGTAAGCAAAAGACGGTCCTCTTGCTTCCGTGCTTTAGCTTATGGCAGTAAAGTTGCCGGTTAAAGGATTGGGCCGGTCTCTTGGCCGCCCGGGCTACAAAATTACCGAGC from Desulfoscipio gibsoniae DSM 7213 encodes:
- a CDS encoding P-II family nitrogen regulator, encoding MKEIIAIIRMNKVNPTKKALADIGVCGLHAIKVMGRGKIHIDLTVLDNIGATEEIAGIVTDSLAKGSRLIPKRMLTILVQDSEIDKVVNTIISVNKEGNKGDGKIFICPVGDAVRVRTGDRGEAAI
- a CDS encoding P-II family nitrogen regulator; amino-acid sequence: MLMIRAIVRPEKTNSILAELNSAGFPAVTRIDVVGRGKQRGVKVGEVVYDEIPKDMLMLVVQDEKDKEDVISIISKYAKTGEKGAFGDGKIFVTPVEEAYTISSGTKGL
- the nifH gene encoding nitrogenase iron protein, producing the protein MRQIAIYGKGGIGKSTTTQNTVAALTEMGKKVLVVGCDPKADSTRLLLHGLNQKTVLDTLRDEGEDIDLEDIMRNGYGDTKCVESGGPEPGVGCAGRGIITSINMLESLGAYTPDLDYVFYDVLGDVVCGGFAMPIREGKAREIYIVASGEMMALYAANNISKGVMKFADSGGVRLGGIICNSRNVDNEYELLEAFARELGSQLIHFVPRDNVVQRAEINKKTVIDFDPTVQQADEYRTLARNIDGNDMFVVPRPMTQDRLEELLMTFGILDSL